The genomic segment CCGCCGCGGGCTGTCGATCGCCGGTGTCGAGCCGCGCGAGGACGAACCCGGCACGCTTGGCTTCGGCCTCGATCGCGGCGAGCAGATCGGCGGCGAGCCCGGTTCCCCGAGACTCCGGTCGCAGATACATGCGCTTGATCTCGCAGACGCCGTCGCCGATCCGCTTGAAGCCTCCGCAGCCGACCGGGCGGCCTGAGTCGCGCACGACGATGAAGCCGCCATCGGGCGGGCTCATCTCGCCGGCCGTCGCGGTGATCCCGTGGATCGAGCCGTCGCGGTCGCCGTAGAGCCCGTCGATCTCCGCCTCCATCGCGCCGACGAGCGTCCACGCGTCCTCGTCGCGGGGGTCGGCGCTGGCGATCGTGATCGTCCCGGCTGCGGCCATGACTGCAGCCTGCAGCACGCACCGTCATATGTCCAAGACAGGTTCGCACTCAGATTGATAAGTGCGTGCTATCAATCCTCACGGTGGAACTACGTCAGCTCGAGTACTTCGCCGCCGTCGCGGCGCACGGGCACTTCACCCGCGCGAGTCGCGATCTGAACGTCGCGCAGCCCGCCGTCTCGCAGCAGATCAAGCGCCTGGAGGCTGAGCTGGGCGTCGAGCTGCTGCGGCGCAGCACGCGTTCGGTGACCCTGACCGAGGCCGGATCGCTGCTGCTCGCGCGCGCCCATCGCGTCCTCGCCGAGGTCGAGGGAGCCCGGCAGGAGATGAGCGAGCTCGCGGGTCTCCTGCGAGGCGTCGTCGAGGTCGGGGCGCTGCCCTTCGCGTCGCTGGACACACCCGGGATGCTCCAGGCGTTCGTCGAGCTCCACCCCGGGGTCTCGGTGCATCTGCACGAGCTGATCCTCGCCGAGACCCTGCCGATGCTCCGCCGCGACCAGATGGACATGAGCTTCGCTCTCGCCGCGCCGGCCGAGCTCGGCGACGGGATCGACGGCGCGACCTTCTACGAGGAGGAGATCGTCGCGATCGTCGCGCCCGACCATCCGCTCGCCGGCGCGTCGGCCGTGACCCTCGGGCGGCTCGCCGCAGAGCCGCTGATCCGGTTCCGCGCGGGATCGGCGCTCGGGCGGCTCATCGACGAGCGCTTCGCAGCCGCGGGCGCGTCCCCGCACTACTCGTTCGAGAGCTACGAGCTGATGATGATCCGTTCGCTGGCGGCACGAGGGCTCGGCGCCGCGTTGCTGCCGCGCGGCTACATCAGCCTCGACGGCCCACCGGTCAAGGTCCTGCGACTGCGCCCGGCGATCCACCTGCCGGTGTCGCTGATCTGGCGTGCCGGCCGACGTCTGCCCCCTGCCGCGCAGGAGTTCCGTCGCTTCGCCCTGGAGAGGCTCACCACTCGACCACCGACCGCCCTGATGCTGTGAACTACGCGACCATCGTCGACGCCGCCGACATCGTCGAGGACCTGATCCGCCGGATCGGAGCCGAGGGGTGAGCTTCGACGCGGACGTGATCGTCGTCGGAGGCGGCGTCTCGGGCCTCGCGGCGGCGGACAGGCTGAGCTCGTCCGGGCGCTCGGTGCTCGTCGCCGAAGCTCGCGACCGGGTAGGTGGCCGGACGCTGACGGTCCCGCTCGGCCGCGGCAGCGAGAGCGTCGACGTCGGTGGCCAGTGGGTCGGTCCGAGCCAGGACCGTGCGCTGGCGCTGATCGGGCGCCTCGGCCTCGAGACGTTCCCGACCTACGCGACCGGCGAGAACCTCCTCGAGCGCCGCGGCGGCGAGCTGCTGCGCTACCGGGGAAACATCCCGCGGATCAACCCGATCGCGCTCGCCAACGTCGGCCAGGCGCAGCTGCGGCTGGATCGGATGGCCCGACGCGTGCCGCTCGACGCGCCATGGACGGCGCCGAAGGCCGCGGAGTGGGACCGCCAGACGTTCGCCACCTGGCTCGGCCGCAACGTCGCGGCGCGCGAGGCGCGCGAGCTGCTCGCGCTCGCGGTGGCGGCCGTCTGGGCATGCGAGCCCGAGGACGTCTCGCTGCTCCACGTCCTCTTCTACATCCATTCGGGGGAACGCTTCGACGATCTGATCGGGACCGACGGCGGCGCTCAGCAGGACCGCGTTGAGGGCGGGATGCAGCAGCTCTCGCTCGGCCTCGCCTCCGAGCTCGGCGACCGCGTCCTGCTCGAGCGGCCCGTCGAGCGCGTCGCCCAGGACCGGGACCGCGTCCTCGTCAGGGCAGGCGGCGAGGAGCTGACGGCGAAGCGGGCGGTCGTCGCGATGGCGCCGGCGCTCGCCGCGCGGATCGACTTCGAGCCCGCCCTGCCGGCGGCTCGCGACGCGTTGACGCAGCGTGTCCCGATGGGCTCCGTGATCAAGTGCATGGCGATCTACGACGAGCCGTTCTGGCGGGCCGAAGGGCTCAGCGGACAGGCCGCGAGCGTCCGCGGACCCGCCCGTGTGGTCTTCGACAACACGCCTCGCAGCGGGTCGCCGGGGGTCCTCCTCGGCTTCCTCGAGGGTCGCCAGGCGCGTGAGCTCGGCGCCGTCTCGGCCGAGCAGCGGCGCGGCGCGGTCGTCGCGACGTTCGCCAGGTTGTTCGGCGAGCGCGCCGGGCGACCGGAGGCCTACCTCGAGCGCGACTGGACCGCCGAGCGCTACTCGCGCGGCTGTTACACAGGACTGTTCGTGCCCGGTGCCTGGACCGGCTTCGGACACGCCCTACGCGAACCCGTCGGGCGGCTGCACTGGGCCGGCACCGAGGCGGCGACGCTGTGGAGCGGCTACATCGACGGGGCGATCCGAGCCGGCGAGGCGGCCGCCGACGAGATCCTCGCCGCGCGGGACTAGATCCCGCGCGGCCGGGAAACGACCGCACATGCCAGAGCCGCGTACCTACCCCGCCGGCGTCCCGTGCTGGGTCGACCTCGAGACCGACGACATCGAAGCATCGTGCGATTTCTACGCGCGCCTGTTCGGCTGGGAGCTGGCCGACGTAACGCCTCCCGACGCGCCCGGCTCGTACTTCGTCGCCACCCTCGGCGGCGCCGACGTCGCGGCGATCGGGCCGGGCGACTCCGGCGCCTGGAACACCTACATCGCCGTCGACGACGCCGAGGCCGCGGCGGCGGCCGTGACCGGCGCCGGCGGCAGGGTGACGCTCGGGCCGGAGGCCGAGGGACCGGCGGGCGTTCGGGTCGATGCCGCCGACCCGCAGGGAGCTTGCTTCCGGCTCTGGCAGGCCGGCCGGAGGCACGGCGCGCAGCGCGTCAACGACGCCGGAGCATGGAACTTCTCGCACCTCGCGACGGCCGACGCCGACGCTGCGATTCCGTTCTACGCCGATGTCTTCGGCTGGGAGGTCGCGATCTACGGGGACGCGGGAATGGCGCGCGTCCCGGGCTACGGGGCCCACCTCGCCGCGACCTCGGATCCCGGCATATACGAGCGCCAGGCGAATGCGCCCGACGGGTTCGAGGACGCGGCCGCGGGTGTCATCCGCGCCGAGCAGGGGCCCGCCGAGTGGCAGGTCATGTTCACCGTGGACGACCGCGACGACGCCGCCGCCGAGGCCGAGCGCCTGGGCGGCGAGATCACTGCTACCAACGAGACGGACTGGACCCGGATCGCCAGGATCCGCGACCCGCAGGGCGCCGCGCTGACCCTCAGTCAGTTCACCCCGCCCGACGCATGAGCCCCCGAATTCACCCGGACCTGCGCGGCGCGCGCTGGATCCCGCGCAGCGCTCCCAGCCGGCGGCGGCTCGGACTCGTCAGGGCGCTCTTCGCACTCCGGCCGCCGGACGGCCCAAGCCCACCGAGTCCTCGCTGCGGGCGCTCCGGCGAGCGTTGGCCTAGCGGCGCCCACGGCCCCCGCTCGGGTCAGCCGGCGAGCGCCTCGCGGACGAAGTCGACGTCGGCCTTGAGGTCAGCGGCCTCGCGCGGCGTCTCGACGACCGAGGGAGCGGCGGCGGCCCGGATCATGTGACGGAGGTCGTCGAGGTCGATGTGGCCCTGGCCGATGTTGGCGTGGCGGTCGGCTCCCGTCCCCGCCTCGTCGCGCGAGTCGTTGACGTGCATCAGGTCGATGCCGCCGGTGATCGCGATCGCGCGCTCGACGGCGTCCGCCAGATCCTCGCCCGCCGCATGGGCGTGGCAGGTGTCGAAGCAGAACCCGATCTCGACGTCCGTCTTGGCGAGCCCGACCGCTTCCCAGAGCTTCGCGAGCGCGTCGAAGCGGCGCGCGACGGCGTTGTCGCCGCCGGCGGTGTTCTCCAGATACACAGGCACGTCGGACTCGAGCTGCTCGAGCGTGCGCGTCCAGCGCGTGACCCCCTCGTCGATCCCGTCCTCGGCGTGGCCCGGGTGCACGATCACCGCGAGTGCGCCGACCTTCGCCGCCGCATCGCACGTCTCGCGCAGGATCTTCCGGGCTCCGTAGCGGACGTTCGGCTTCGGCGAGCAGACGTTGATCAGGTAAGGCGCGTGGACGTAGACGCCGATGTCGGAGGCCTTGAGCTCGTCGGCGTCGGCGCGGTCCGGCGGCTTCTTCCAGCTCTGCGGCTCGGACAGGAAGAGCTGGATGCACTCGGCGCCGACCTGGTCGGCCTCGGCGAGCGGCTCGATTCCCCAGACGTGGGCTCCGACGGGCGGGGAGGACATCGTGGCCGAGCTTAGGCGCGCCCTCTCGACACGCCCGTCTCCGTCGCTGCGGTGTAGCTTCGCGGCGTGGCCTACGACGAGGAGCTGGCGGAGCGGATCCGCGACGAGATCGGCCCCCGCGGGGACGTCCTCGAGCGCAGGATGTTCGGCGGCCTGGCGTTCATGGTCGGCGGGCATCTCGCGGTCGCGGCGAGCGGTCAGGGCGGGATGCTCGTGCGGGCCGCCCCTGCGGACTGGGAGCGGCTGATCGAAGCGGGCGAGGCCGAGCCGATGGAGATGCGCGGCAGTCCGATGACGGGCTGGCTGCGTGTCGACTCCGCCGCGGTCGCGAGCGAGGACGGACTGCGGCGCTGGGTCGAGACGGGCGTCGGCTACGCCGACTCGCTGCCGCCGAAGCGCCGAACTGAGCGGCCGCGACTCAGCCGAGGCGCTCGGCTGAGCGCCAGCCGGTGCGAGCGTGCGAGCCGTCGCAGAACGGCTTGTTCTGCGATCGGCCGCATCTGCACAGGGCTACGGTCGTCCCCTCGGGAACGGGGACACGCTCTCCGCGCTCGCCGAGCAGCTCGACTCGCCCCTCGGCGAGGACGAGCGGGCCGTTCTCGGTGATGCTGATCTTGGTCGTCGTCATCGCGTCTTCACCCTCACGCCGGCCCCCTACGGCATCGTTCACCGAACGACCCGTAGGTGCAGATGCGTGACGCCGGCGCCGCGGGCCACGCCGAGCTCCTCGAGGCGGACGGGGGCGTCGCCGAGGTCGGGGAAGAACCGGATCCCGGAGCCCAGGAGCACCGGCACGAGGGCGATCCGGATCTCGTCGAGGAGCCCGAGCCCCAAGAGTTGTCGAACGGTGTCCCCGCCCGCCACCCCGACCGGCTTTCCGCCGGCCGCCGCCTTCGCATCGAGGACCGCCTGCTCGAGGTCGCCGACGAAGTGGACCGTCGCCTCGGCGTCGAGGTCCTCGGGCGGCGGCCGGTGCGAGACGACGAAGGTCGGGACGCCGGCGGGGTGCTGGCCGCCCCATGCTCCGGCGAGGTCGCTGGTGCGACGGCCGGTCAGCACGGCCCCGACCCGCTCGAGGGCGGCAGCGAGCTCGGCGCTGTTCTCTTCATCGCCCATCCACGCGAAGACCTCGGCGACGCCGTCATCGCCGTCGGCGACGAAGCCGTCGAGTGACATCGACATCTCGGCGACGAGTGCGCTCATCGTTTCTCCTCCATTCGGGTGAAAGCTCGCCGGGACGCGCGGATCCCGAGCGCCGGAATCGACAGCGACTCGGGGACATCGGCGCGAAATCTAGAGCCGCCGCGGCGGCGTGGATTGAACGAAACGGCCGACATGTTCGCGTGGCCGATCGAGCACAATGCGATCGGATGAGTGAGACCGACGTCTATGTCGAGCGACCCCCGCTGTCGCGCTTGGCGCCCTACGTCGTCTCCGTGTGGCGGCAGAGCACGTCGGCTCCCTACCTGCAACGGCACCTCCCGCACGGCGGTGCGGAGCTGCGCTGCAAGCTCGGCGAGGAGCCCGAGATCGTCGGCCCGAGCGCGTCTCCACGGGTCGAGGAGCTGCCCGGCGGCACGTCGCTCGTCGGAGCGCGCTTCCACCCCGGCGGTCTCGCCGCGCTGCTCGGGCGACCATCCGATGAGCTCACCGACCTGCGCGTGGATGCGGCGGCGGTGCTCGGGCCGAGCGCAGACGGCGCCGGCGAGACGATCGCCGGGTCGAGCGCGCCGCTGATCGAGCTCCAGGAGATCCTGCTCGCCGCGCGGGACAGGGCGATGCCGGTCGTCGATCCGCTCGTGAGCGAGACGGTCGAGCGGCTGAGGCCGCGACACGGAGAGCGCGTGGCGGACGTATCGCGGGCCCTGTTCATCTCCGAGCGTCAGCTCCGCCGCCGTTGCGAGGTCGCGGTCGGGCTCTCGCCCAAGGCGCTGCAGCGGATCCTGCGCTTCCAGACCTTCCGCGCGATGGCGCAGTTGGCGATCGCCCAGGGCCGTGGCCCCACCGACGACGGCCTCGCGGCGATGGCGGCGAGCGCCGGCTACGCCGACCAGTCCCACCTGACCCGTGAGTGCACGCGTCTCACGGGCACGACGCCCGCCTCGCTGCTCGGCGTCGCCACGGAGCGCTGCTCCTGCGGGCACGACCACGCCGCATCGTTCGCCTCATGGCTGCGCGCGCATCCCGCCTGACCGGCCGGCGACGTCGTCGCGTCGGATCGCGCGGAAACGGCTCGAGCGAGGGCGCTTTAGCGGACCGACGGGTCCAGCCACCTTCTCGACGGGCTCGCAGCCCGGGACGGCCGCGACCCGAGCCTGCCCGAGCCGAAGTCCTCGACGAGCGTCTCGACGGTCTCGCGGGCGCAGGCCTTGTTGGATCCGATGAAGCCCGAGGGACCACGCTTCATCCAGCCGGTGACGTAGACGCCTTCGCGCTCGCCTCCGAGCTCGACCCGGCCGCGTTGGTTGGGAACCGCGCCTGAGCTCTGATCGAAGGGCAGGCCCGCGACCTCGCGGCCGCGAAGACCGATCGCCGACAGCACGAGACCGGCCTCGATCGTCTCGCGGGCGCCGGTCGCGCGAACCGCGCCCGGCCGTCCGGGCGCCGGCTCGTTCACCGCGAGCTCGACGCGCTCGGCCCTGCCGCGACCCTCGATGCGCACGGGGGAGCGGAGGTAGCGGAGCGTGATCGCCCGGCCCTCACCCGTCCGGGCGGTCAGGCCGCGCAGCAGGTCGAGCTTCGGACCGCCCGCGGCGGGCGCGTCGAGATCGTGCTGCTCGGTGCGCACGACGATCCCCGGCGTCGCTGCCAGTCCGACGAGCTCGGGCAGCGTGAACGCCGACTCGGAGGGACCCCGCCGGCCGACGACGACGACCTCCTCGATCGCACTCGCGCGCAGGGCGTCCAGCGCGGGACGCGCGATGTCCGTTTCGCTCAGTGACTCCGGATCGACGCTGAGGATGCGGGCGACGTCGAGCGCGACGTTGCCGTTCCCGATGACGACCGCGCGCCGGTGCGAGAGGTCGAACGTGCGCCCGTGGTGGTCGGGATCGCCGTTGTACCAGCCGACGAACGACGTCGCACCGGCGACGCCGGGGAGGTCGGCGCCGGGGAGATCGAGCGGGCGGTCGCTCGCCGCGCCGACCGCGTAGATCACGGCATGGTTCTCGCGCAGCAGATCGGCCTCGTCGACGTCGCGGCCGATCTCGACGCCGAGATGCATCGAGAGCCGCGGGTGGGCTGCGATCCGGTCGAGCTGCCGAGTCAGCCGCCGAGTTCGGCGGTGATCCGGGGCGATGCCGGTGCGCACGAGGCCGTAGGGCGTCTGACGGCGCTCGTAGACGCGGACGCGCGCCCCCGGAATCGTGAGGATCTCGTCGGCCGCGTACATCGCCGCCGGTCCCGAACCGACGATCGCGACGCTGAGCCGCTCGCCGCGGTCGCGGACCACGAGCGGTGCCGGCACGGGCGCGAGCGCCGGGCGCGGGTCGCGCGAGCGGTGGTAGTCGGCGTTGATCGCCTCGAAGGCGAGCTCGCGCTCATCGAGCCGAGAGTGCGGCTTGATCGCCTCGACCGGGCAGGCGCTCACGCACGCGCCGCAGTCGACGCAGGCCTCCGGGTCGATGTGCAGCATCTCCGCGAGCTCGAAGCGCGGATCGTCGGGCGTCGGCTGGATGCAGTTGACCGGGCACGCATAGACGCACGAACCGTCGCCGACGCACGACTGGGTTACGACGTGGGTCACGCCTGCCTAGGCGACGATTCGAGCGCGCCGTTCGGGCTCGCCGCGGTAGCGCGACGGCTCGCCACCGATCCCCAGGCGCTTCCACAGCCGGCGACTGACCGGGTTCATCAGACCCGTGTCCGTCGCGAGCGCGCGCATGTCGGCGAGGTAGGAGGCCATCACCGCGCGCGAGTGCGGGCTGCGCCAGAACGCTTCGCGGTAGACCTCCTCGGGGATGGCGAGACGGCGCTGAAGCGAGCGCGGCAGGGTCATGATCTCGGCCGCGAGCCACCGCATCAGCACGGGAAACACGACCGACATCCCGGCGCGCTGGAGCCGGCCGAGGCGCGGGATGCGAAGCCGCAGGAACTCGGTCGCGAACGAGACGTGGCGCGCCTCTTCGGCGATGTGGATCTGCATGACCCGCGACAGCGCGGGCGGCAGCGCGACGCCGCTGCGCAGCAGCGCCTTCTGGTGATGGTCGATCGGCTCCTCGCCGGCGAGGATCCCGACCATGAGGATGAGCGGCTGGTAGCCGCCGAGGAAGCCGAGCAGCGGTGCGGTCGCCCGGAAGGTCGGTCGCATGCCCGGAACGTCGGTTCGGCTGCGGTTGACGAGCTCCTGGAACATCTGGATGTGGTTGCACTCCTCCGTCATCTCGTGGAGGCAGTAGCGGAACTCGGGCGAGCCGTTGCGGAGTCCCATCGCGTAATGCATCAGTCCGCGGATCAGGATGCTCTCGAATGCCCCGCCGACCTTGATCGCGTTCAGCACGCGCCAGCGACCGATCTCGACCTGGCGATCGTGCGGGAGCGCCTGATACCACGCGGTCGCCCCGAGCGGGTCGTGCTCGGCGGGCAGGATCCAGCCCGGATCGTCGGGGTCGAGCTCGAGCTCGGGCGAATCCCAGGCGATGTCCTCGTAGGGATCGAAGTGGACATGGACCGAGCCCTCCGAGAGCGTCTCGAGGAACTCCCGGTAGTTCTCAGTTTCGCTCTTCGTGGCGGTCATGGGTTGCCTCCTCGCGGGAAGGTCGAAGTGGATCGAGCGGGCGCCGAAGCGACGGTCACGGTCGCTCGCGTCCACTACCCCGACACTATCTCATGTCACATAGTTTGATGTACGCGCAGCGTCACACAGTCCCGCCGGCAGGGCTCCGTCGGGCGACGGAGGCCGAGACGGTCGGGTCAACGACCCCGGCCGGGCGCGCCGGGCCCGACGAGGATCCGAGCGAGGACGAACAGCAACCCCGCCAGTAGAGCGGGCGCCAGCGTGAGGCTCGGGATCACGTCGCCCGCGGCGATCCCGGACACCGCGATGGCGACGACCATCGTCGCCGCCAGGACGACCGCCGCCGGAACCACCCACCGGCCACGCACCAGAGCCGCGGCCCCGGCGAGCTCGATCAGCCCCGCGGCGACGACCCAGGCCGCGGCGACCGGGAGCCCGAAGCGCTCGAAGTTCCCGAGCTCCCAGTCGAAGAACACGAACTTGACGAGGCCCGCCGGGATGAAGATCAGACCGACGATCCGAGCCGTCCGGAGGGCGGGTGCGTCGCCGCGCAGCGCCTCGTCGGTCCGCTCGAACACTCCGACTCGGTACCCGCCGCCGACGTGATGATCGCGCCGGGCACGTCCGGAAGGTGAGGCTTCGACGTGCGCGCGCGGCGGCGACCGGCGCGACGGCCTTCGGGTCGGGAGACGGTCTCGCCGGGTGTGTCAGCGTGCGGCGAGCAACTGCGCGCAGCGCTCGCCGATCATCATCGTCGTCAGGCAGGGGTTGACGGCGGGCAGGAACGGCATCACCGAACCGTCGGCGATCCGCAACCCGTCGACGCCGCGCACGCGGAGCTCGGGGTCGACCACGGCCAGCGGATCTCCGTCGGGACCCATCCGCGCCGAGCATGCCGGGTGATAGACGGTGTTGTGAGTCGCCCGGGCGTAATCGAGCAGCTCGTCGTCGGTCTGCGCATCGGGTCCCGGGGCGAGCTCGCGGCCCCGCCACGCATTCATCGGGTCGGCCTCGACGATCCTCCGAGCCAGCCGGATCCCGGCGAGCATCACGCGCTCGTCGTGGCCCTCCGGATCGGTGAAGTAGCGCGGGTCGACCCTGGCGCGGTCGCGGAAGTCGCGGCTCGCCAGCCGCACCGTGCCGCGCGATCGACCGCGGCAGACGTTCGGGGTCAGGCAGAAGCCGTTGTCGGTCGTCGGATAGCCGCGCCGGACCGTGTTCATGTCGAACGGGACCGACCCGTAGTGCATCATCAGATCCGGCCGGTCGAGCCCGTCCTCGGTCGTCGCGAACAGGCCGATCTCCCACCACTGCGTCGAGCTCCGGGTCATCGGCCGCGCCGCCTCCCAGAACACGAGCCCCTCGACGTGGTCGTCGAGGTTCTCGCCGACGCCGGGCAGGTCGACTCGGACGTCGACGCCGACGTCGCGCAGGTGCTCCGCCGGGCCGATCCCCGACAGCATCAGCAGCGCCGGGGTGTTGATCGCGCCCGCGCTCAGGATCACCTCGCGGCGAGCGTGGACGGGTGTGTAGGTCATGACCTCCGAGTCGAAGGTCTCGACGCCGACCGCGCGGCGGCCCTCGTCGAACAGGACGCGCGAGCACCAGCGGCCCGTCCGCACCTCGAGGTTCGGTCGCGAGCCGAGGATCGGGTGCAGGTACGCGCGCGAGGCCGACGAGCGCGTGTTGTCGGCCTCGGCGTTGATCTGGAACCAGCCGGCGCCGTTTCGAATCGTCTCGCCACGATTGAACGCGACCGTCGGCAGCCCGACCGCGGCGGCGGCCTCGAGCAGCGCGACCCCGCTCGGATCGTTTGGCGGAACGTCGCGGCGATCGCATTCGAGTCCTTCGAGCAGCGGCCTGCACGTGGCGTCATCCCAACCGGTGTTGCCGAGCGACGCCCACTCGTCCAGGTCCTCCGCGGGGGTCAGGAAGGCGATGCACGAGTTGTGCGACGAGCAGCCGCCGAGCACCCTCGCGCGGGCATGGCGCATGAACGAGTTGCCGCGCTCCTGAGGCTCGATCGGGAAGTCCCAGTCATAGCCCGAGTCGAGCAGCGCCATCCAGTCCTCGAGCCGCAGGATCGCGGGGTCGTCGACATCGCTCGGGCCGGCCTCGAGTAGACAGACCGTCGTGTCCGGATCCTCCGAGAGCCGCGCCGCGAGGACGCAGCCGGCGGTGCCGCCACCGGCGATGACGTAGTCGAACGTGTCGCTCACGCGGTCGGCTCGGCCGTCGAGGCGCCCGGCTCGACGGGCACCGTGGCGCGGTGCTCGGCGAGCACCTCGAGCGGCTTGCGGCGGTGGACCAGGAAGTAGTAGGCGGAGCCGATCGTGATCGTCGCGCCGATGAACAGCACCGCGCCGTACTGGAGATACCAGTGCTGGCCGGCGCCGACGTCGGGGTTGTAGACCGCGGCCCGCGGCCAGGCGATGTTGATCGCCACGAGCGTGCCGTAGACGACTGCGAGCAGATTCACCGGCAGACCGAAGCGACCGAGCGAGAAGTACTGGCCGTGCTCTGGGCGCGGCCACTGACCGCGCAACCGCTTGACCAACAGCGGCACGGTCACGCCGAGATAGGCGAGGTAGAACATGATGATGGCGACCGAGGTCAGCGTCAGGAAGACGCCCTGGTTGCCGATGTTCACGCCGAGCAGGGCGAGCGCGAGGAGCCCCGTCAGCACCGCCGGGACCACCGGGACACGGGCCTTCCCGGAGACCCGCGCCACGCTGGCGCCGAACGGCAGCCGCCCGTCGCGCGCCATCGCGAACAGCATCCGGATGCACGAGGTCTGAACCGCGAGAGCGCAGACCAGGATCGCGATCGCCGAGCAGGCGAGGAAGACGTCGCCGGTCAACTCGCCGAGTGCCTGCTTGATGATGTAGGGCAGCCCGAGCAGGCCGATGTTCTCGTCGTTGATGTTGTCGACGGCCATCATCGCGAACAGGATCATCAGCGCGCCGATCAGCGCCGAGGCCGCGAGCGCTCGCAGGATCGCGACGGGAGCGTGCTTGCGCGGGTTCTCCGTCTCCTCGGCGAGCGTCCCGGCGGTGTCGAAGCCGTACATGACGTACGCGCTCATGATCCCGCCGACCAGCAGCGCTCCGAAGTAGCCCCACTGATAGTCGGCACCGAGGCCGAGCGTCTCGGTGACGACACCGGGCCCGCGCTTGGCCGCCAGGAGCAGCAGCACGATCAGGACGACGGCGCCGATCAGCTCGATCGCGACACCGACGTTGTTGATCCGCGCCATCGCGCGGACCCCGACCATGTTCACGATCGTCGTGAAGACGATCAGGATCGCGCCGAGGATGATCGCGTTGCGAGCGCCGTCGGGCGTCAGGTAGGTGCCGGCGTCAGCGGCACCGCCGACGAGCTGGAAGGACGTCGAGATCTGCGGCAGGATCACCTGCCAGGCGACGGCGACCGCGGCCATCGTGACGATCGCGCCGACGACCATGATCCAGCCGGTCATCCACGACAGGAACGCCCCCGAGACCCGCTTCGACCAGTTGTAGACCGAGCCGGCGAGCGGGTACTGGCCCGCGAGCTCGGCGAAGCACAGGGCGACGGCGAACTGGCCGATGAACACGACGGGCCAGCTCCACCAGACCGCGGGCCCGGCGAACGCGAAGCCGAACGCGAACAGCTGGAAGACGCCCGTCAGGATCGAGATGTAGCTGAACCCGGCGGCGAAGGAGGAGAACTTTCCGAGCGATCGCTCGAGCTCCTGCTTGTAGCCGAACCCCGCGAGATTGTCGGAGTCCTCTCCC from the Thermoleophilia bacterium SCSIO 60948 genome contains:
- a CDS encoding diiron oxygenase yields the protein MTATKSETENYREFLETLSEGSVHVHFDPYEDIAWDSPELELDPDDPGWILPAEHDPLGATAWYQALPHDRQVEIGRWRVLNAIKVGGAFESILIRGLMHYAMGLRNGSPEFRYCLHEMTEECNHIQMFQELVNRSRTDVPGMRPTFRATAPLLGFLGGYQPLILMVGILAGEEPIDHHQKALLRSGVALPPALSRVMQIHIAEEARHVSFATEFLRLRIPRLGRLQRAGMSVVFPVLMRWLAAEIMTLPRSLQRRLAIPEEVYREAFWRSPHSRAVMASYLADMRALATDTGLMNPVSRRLWKRLGIGGEPSRYRGEPERRARIVA
- a CDS encoding DoxX family membrane protein, producing MFERTDEALRGDAPALRTARIVGLIFIPAGLVKFVFFDWELGNFERFGLPVAAAWVVAAGLIELAGAAALVRGRWVVPAAVVLAATMVVAIAVSGIAAGDVIPSLTLAPALLAGLLFVLARILVGPGAPGRGR
- a CDS encoding choline oxidase, with the protein product MSDTFDYVIAGGGTAGCVLAARLSEDPDTTVCLLEAGPSDVDDPAILRLEDWMALLDSGYDWDFPIEPQERGNSFMRHARARVLGGCSSHNSCIAFLTPAEDLDEWASLGNTGWDDATCRPLLEGLECDRRDVPPNDPSGVALLEAAAAVGLPTVAFNRGETIRNGAGWFQINAEADNTRSSASRAYLHPILGSRPNLEVRTGRWCSRVLFDEGRRAVGVETFDSEVMTYTPVHARREVILSAGAINTPALLMLSGIGPAEHLRDVGVDVRVDLPGVGENLDDHVEGLVFWEAARPMTRSSTQWWEIGLFATTEDGLDRPDLMMHYGSVPFDMNTVRRGYPTTDNGFCLTPNVCRGRSRGTVRLASRDFRDRARVDPRYFTDPEGHDERVMLAGIRLARRIVEADPMNAWRGRELAPGPDAQTDDELLDYARATHNTVYHPACSARMGPDGDPLAVVDPELRVRGVDGLRIADGSVMPFLPAVNPCLTTMMIGERCAQLLAAR
- a CDS encoding amino acid permease; translated protein: MRESAVASGGEDSDNLAGFGYKQELERSLGKFSSFAAGFSYISILTGVFQLFAFGFAFAGPAVWWSWPVVFIGQFAVALCFAELAGQYPLAGSVYNWSKRVSGAFLSWMTGWIMVVGAIVTMAAVAVAWQVILPQISTSFQLVGGAADAGTYLTPDGARNAIILGAILIVFTTIVNMVGVRAMARINNVGVAIELIGAVVLIVLLLLAAKRGPGVVTETLGLGADYQWGYFGALLVGGIMSAYVMYGFDTAGTLAEETENPRKHAPVAILRALAASALIGALMILFAMMAVDNINDENIGLLGLPYIIKQALGELTGDVFLACSAIAILVCALAVQTSCIRMLFAMARDGRLPFGASVARVSGKARVPVVPAVLTGLLALALLGVNIGNQGVFLTLTSVAIIMFYLAYLGVTVPLLVKRLRGQWPRPEHGQYFSLGRFGLPVNLLAVVYGTLVAINIAWPRAAVYNPDVGAGQHWYLQYGAVLFIGATITIGSAYYFLVHRRKPLEVLAEHRATVPVEPGASTAEPTA